A single genomic interval of Dromiciops gliroides isolate mDroGli1 chromosome 1, mDroGli1.pri, whole genome shotgun sequence harbors:
- the ICAM3 gene encoding LOW QUALITY PROTEIN: intercellular adhesion molecule 3 (The sequence of the model RefSeq protein was modified relative to this genomic sequence to represent the inferred CDS: inserted 2 bases in 1 codon; deleted 1 base in 1 codon) produces the protein MLGVTSTRYCMAGLKVWPKSSLNLLVFAVMLSGAPGITWIEPPDGVILPGGEFRVNCSTDCDQPWLTGLETQFDKTQVSEGARWKVFQVRNVTQDALLFCFANCPGKDQMLQRINITVIRSPENVQLEPLPRWILLGQNLTLRCRVWGGKPRHNLTVSLFRGAQELSSQAVSDQGPEKAAEVTFTVTASREDHGANFSCRAKLDXFKLEGLGVYENSSAPRELHTFALGTPQLTAPKLLEVGKEETVICEIDKLFPVENAQIHLSLGGRSLSSTVTRSQDMLRATATAAIAEGEREGQWELTCNVTLGDQNREVQGNLTVYSFPLPNLVISKPSVPEGTLVNVTCEARAGAKVWMNGTLWSPGKKAHLLVNATEEHDGSWFTCQAVLELLGEKLWRNKSLQLLIQYGPRLEEANCPGNWIWPEGTMQIPQCKASGNPVPSVVCVREKDQMSLSLGVPLKVARAHGGPYRCSATSHRGKVAKYVTVTVEESRRDPIPIVMGALLALGFAALVGAIAVLWFRQSRRKGSYQPPTLPLQDLRAERKMEEELEMAKTGSLGLDQ, from the exons GGGCCCCAGGGATCACTTGGATAGAACCCCCAGATGGAGTGATCCTTCCTGGGGGAGAGTTTCGAGTGAACTGCAGTACAGATTGTGACCAGCCATGGCTCACTGGCCTGGAGACTCAATTTGACAAGACACAAGTATCGGAAGGAGCCAGATGGAAAGTGTTCCAAGTAAGAAATGTAACCCAGGATGCCCTGCTATTCTGCTTTGCCAACTGCCCTGGGAAAGATCAGATGCTCCAGCGTATCAACATCACTGTGATTC GGTCACCAGAGAATGTGCAGCTTGAGCCCCTGCCTCGATGGATTCTCCTGGGCCAGAATCTCACCCTTCGATGCCGAGTCTGGGGTGGGAAGCCCAGGCACAACCTGACAGTATCACTGTTTCGAGGAGCTCAGGAGTTGAGCAGCCAGGCAGTATCTGACCAAGGCCCCGAAAAGGCCGCCGAGGTCACATTCACAGTCACAGCCAGCAGAGAGGACCACGGGGCCAATTTCTCCTGCAGAGCCAAGCTGGA CTTCAAGCTAGAGGGGCTGGGTGTCTATGAAAACAGCTCTGCCCCCAGGGAGCTCCACACCTTTG CCCTGGGTACCCCTCAACTCACAGCCCCCAAGCTTCTGGAGGTCGGGAAGGAAGAGACTGTAATCTGCGAGATTGACAAGCTCTTCCCAGTGGAGAATGCCCAAATTCATCTGTCCCTGGGAGGGAGAAGTCTGAGTTCTACAGTTACCCGGAGCCAAGACATGCTCAGGGCCACAGCCACAGCAGCCattgcagagggagagagagagggccAGTGGGAGCTGACTTGCAATGTAACCCTGGGGGATCAGAACCGG GAAGTCCAGGGCAATCTGACTGTCTACA GTTTCCCTCTGCCTAACCTAGTCATCAGCAAGCCCAGTGTACCTGAGGGGACCCTGGTGAATGTGACCTGTGAAGCAAGGGCAGGGGCCAAGGTGTGGATGAATGGGACCCTCTGGTCGCCTGGTAAGAAGGCCCATCTCTTGGTGAATGCCACAGAGGAACACGATGGGTCCTGGTTTACCTGCCAAGCAGTCTTGGAACTGTTGGGAGAGAAGCTTTGGAGGAACAAAAGCCTGCAGCTTCTCATCCAGT ATGGCCCGCGGCTGGAAGAGGCCAACTGTCCTGGGAACTGGATCTGGCCAGAGGGAACCATGCAGATCCCGCAGTGCAAGGCCAGTGGGAATCCGGTCCCGTCAGTGGTCTGTGTCCGGGAGAAAGATCAGATGAGCCTGTCTCTCGGGGTCCCCCTAAAGGTCGCCAGGGCTCACGGGGGTCCCTACCGCTGCTCCGCCACGAGCCACCGGGGCAAGGTGGCCAAATATGTGACCGTGACCGTAGAGG AATCCCGGAGGGACCCGATCCCCATCGTCATGGGGGCGCTGCTGGCCCTGGGCTTCGCGGCCTTGGTTGGGGCGATCGCAGTCCTCTGGTTCCGGCAGAGTCGGCGGAAGGGAAGTTACCAGCCCCCGACGCTGCCCCTACAGGATCTGAGAGCCGAACGAAAGATGGAAGAGGAGCTCGAGATGGCCAAGACCGGAAGCCTCGGCCTAGATCAATAA
- the RAVER1 gene encoding LOW QUALITY PROTEIN: ribonucleoprotein PTB-binding 1 (The sequence of the model RefSeq protein was modified relative to this genomic sequence to represent the inferred CDS: inserted 3 bases in 3 codons; deleted 3 bases in 3 codons; substituted 1 base at 1 genomic stop codon) has translation MAADVSVTHRPPLSPEPEAEAEAGGVGERRSLEEKLPPLDPXEVRSRLERTERQFRNRRKILIRGLPGDVTNQEVHDLLSDYELKYCFVDKYKGTAFVTLLNGEQAESAIRTFHQSHLRDKELSVQLQPTDALLCIANLPPSYTQQQFEELVRPFGNLERCFLVYSERSGHSKGYGFVEYMKKDSAARAKSDLLGKPLGPRTLYVHWTDASQLTPALLHSRCLCVDHLPQGYNDVDELRQALSSVHPPTFCQLAYGQDGQLKGFAVLEYETSQMAEEAQQAADGMALAGGPIRVSFCAPGPPGRSMLAALIAAQATALNRGKGLLPEPNILQILSSLGPPASLQLLLNPLLHGPGSGNKQGLLGAPPTMPLLNNPALSTALLQLALQTQSQVQQKPGILGDSPLGSXQSGSQPGNTLLGELPAGGVLPSDMPPVRGKPPFSLPPLLGAAGGDREALTLGASAAQLTPPPASLRGSVLSGLQKLSENGPPPASGVKALGEPPKDFRIPLNPYXNLHSLLPAGSSSKAFNLKSSMLGSASSSRLSSESGLSSEGYGFDYPPGLRPRRMFSHHRESVGPMLGPLGHSRHKMSPPPSGFGERGVEVEDSPTFTSGSPTSYFTSGLQAGLKQSHLNKVRSPSKLLGSSPMASGEGLLGLGPGPDSHGSLMKTPVGGQKRGFLPLASLPRAXPEGGYVGQHSQGLGGHYADSYLKRKRIF, from the exons ATGGCGGCAGACGTGTCCGTTACTCACCGGCCCCCGCTGAGCCCGGAGCCCGAGGCTGAGGCCGAAGCGGGCGGTGTCGGGGAGCGTAGGTCGCTGGAGGAGAAGCTGCCGCCACTAGACC AAGAGGTGCGGAGCCGCCTGGAGCGGACTGAGCGCCAGTTCCGTAACCGCCGAAAGATCCTCATCCGGGGCCTCCCGGGGGACGTGACCAACCAG GAAGTTCATGACCTGCTCAGTGACTATGAACTCAAATACTGTTTTGTGGACAAGTACAAGGGGACCG CCTTTGTGACTCTGCTGAATGGGGAACAAGCAGAGTCAGCGATCCGCACATTTCACCAGAGCCACCTGAGAGATAAAGAGCTGTCAGTGCAGCTGCAGCCCACAGATGCCCTTCTCTGTATCGCCAACTTGCCCCCAAGCTACACACAGCAGCAGTTTGAGGAGCTGGTAAGGCCTTTTGGCAACCTGGAGCGTTGCTTCCTGGTGTACAGTGAGCGCAGTGGTCACTCGAAGGGCTATGGCTTTGTGGAGTACATGAAGAAGGATTCGGCAGCTCGAGCCAAGTCAGACCTGCTGGGCAAGCCGCTAGGC CCCCGGACACTGTATGTGCATTGGACAGATGCCAGCCAGCTGACTCCAGCACTATTGCATTCACGCTGCCTCTGTGTTGACCATCTTCCTCAAGGCTACAATGATGTGGATGAACTGCGACAGGCTCTCTCTTCTGTACATCCTCCCACCTTTTGCCAG CTCGCATATGGGCAGGATGGACAGCTGAAGGGCTTCGCAGTACTGGAGTATGAGACATCCCAGATGGCTGAAGAAGCCCAGCAGGCAGCAGATGGCATGGCCCTGGCTGGGGGCCCTATCCGAGTGTCTTTCTGTGCCCCGGGCCCCCCTGGCCGTAGCATGCTAGCTGCCCTCATTGCTGCCCAGGCCACG GCTCTGAACAGGGGGAAGGGGCTGCTGCCTGAGCCAAACATTCTTCAGATCCTCAGTAGCTTAGGACCCCCTGCCTCTCTACAACTTCTCCTGAATCCCTTGCTGCATGGGCCTGGGAGTGGAAACAAGCAGG GCCTCCTGGGAGCACCTCCAACCATG CCCCTGTTGAACAACCCAGCCTTGTCCACGGCATTGCTCCAGCTTGCCCTCCAAACTCAGAGCCAAGTCCAACAG AAACCAGGAATCCTTGGAGACTCTCCCCTGGGTT TCCAGTCTGGATCCCAGCCTGGCAATACTCTTCTTGGAGAGTTACCTGCAG GAGGAGTCCTG CCCTCAGACATGCCCCCAGTTCGAGGGAAGCCACCATTCTCCTTGCCACCACTGCTTGGCGCAGCAGGGGGAGATCGTGAAGCTCTGACTCTGGGGGCTTCAGCCGCTCAGCTCACTCCACCTCCTGCCTCCCTTCGGGGCTCTGTCCTCAGTGGATTACAGAAACTGAGTGAGAATGGACCACCACCAGCTTCTGGGGTAAAGGCTC TTGGAGAGCCACCCAAGGACTTCAGGATCCCCCTGAACCCTT CTAACCTGCATAGTCTCTTGCCAGCAG GGAGCAGCAGCAAAGCCTTTAACTTGAAATCCAGTATGCTGGGCAGTGCTTCTAGCAGCCGCCTGTCCTCTGAATCTGGCCTATCCTCGGAGGGCTATGGCTTTGACTACC CCCCAGGACTTAGGCCCCGGCGTATGTTTTCCCATCACCGAGAATCTGTGGGGCCCATGCTAGGACCACTTGGGCATAGCAGACATAAG ATGTCTCCCCCACCCAGTGGGTTTGGAGAGCGGGGAGTGGAAGTGGAGGACTCCCCCACTTTTACCTCGGGCTCCCCTACTTCCTACTTCACCAGTGGTCTACAGGCTGGCCTCAAGCAGAGTCACCTCAACAAGGTAAGATCTCCTAGTAA GTTGTTGGGCTCGTCCCCCATGGCTTCTGGAGAGGGTCTCTTGGGTCTGGGTCCTGGCCCTGACAGCCATGGCAGCCTGATGAAG ACGCCCGTGGGTGGCCAGAAACGGGGCTTCCTCCCACTTGCTTCCCTCCCCAGAGCCTAGCCCGAAGGAGGCTATGTGGGCCAGCATTCCCAAGGCCTGGGGGGCCATTATGCAGATTCCTACCTAAAACGCAAGAGGATATTCTAA